The following is a genomic window from Engraulis encrasicolus isolate BLACKSEA-1 chromosome 13, IST_EnEncr_1.0, whole genome shotgun sequence.
AGGAATCCATGATGAATGACGATCTTCAAAGACGTCAAAGACGgcttctttatttttatttttttatatatatattttttttttgtgtggcatttttgcctttatttcgacaggacagtatgagaggaggcaggaagtgagtgggagagggagaagggcgaggattggcaaatgacccaggccggaatcgaatccgggtcaacggcgtagtaacccagtgccctaccgtaaggccacggcagggccatacatcttttttttttacagtattctAGATTTGTTGATTCTTGTCTTTATTCACGTCGTTCCCAGAAGAAGGCATTTTGCGAactgacctggatgaatgacaatCTTCACTGGAATAGAATAGAAACCTTCATCATTATGCACAGTGCAATGGGACTTGAATGCAATGAGATTTGATTTGATAAAATACTGGTAGCCGAGTAGCCGTTTTCATCTGATACATATACCGGTTAGCTCCTCTTTCAACATGTgtctttttttacctttttaaAGGTCGCTTCCGGCAGATCGAGGTGCTGACCACGGTGGCCAACGCCTTCTCGTCACTCTACTCCCAGGTGTCGGGCCTGCCGGTGCAGAAGATCGGTAACCCCAGCCTGGACGCGGGCGGAgccgcagcagcatcagcaggagaggctggtggtggtggtggcgatagTTCACCCGAGGACAAAGACAAAAGCGGGGCTGCCAAGGAGCACGCTCCGATAGCCCGCACCCCCTCGAACTCCACCCTCAACGCCGTCAAGATCCTCAAGAAACGCGTCACGCGCCACAACCTCTTCGCCGGCGCATCGCCTGAGGGCGGGGGTGGGAGTCTAGTAgagggtggtggcggcggcggcggtggtggtggtgctgctgctgctgctgctgcggtcaCCATGACAACGAACTCTGACCCCAGCAGCCTGGGTGTTGACGTCGGTGTGGGAGCCGGTACTGGTACTGCGGAAGACCCAAGCAGCCCCGTTGACCTGAAGCCTCAGAAGGTGTTCAGGAAGAAGGACTCGCCACCCTTGGCCACCGTCACAGAGGAGGGGCTACTGGGGAGTACAGAGAGCTCCTGCAGCAATGGAGAAGCTCCGCACTCCACCACCGCTGGCCTCGCGGCTAAACCTGCAACACACACTAgcggtgggtattggcaaagggttcaccattgaatgcgcatcacgatacacatgccacgatgtgaTTCTATCACGATGTAGTGTGATTTGTGTACTATTGCGATATGATAGCCATCTTTGCTGAAGTAAATGTGTGAAAAGGCAGGTGATTTGTCAGCTGATGTGTAGCGTTCATGTCAATTCCTTTTATTAAGCATTTTAGCATTTGGGAGAGAGCATCCACAAGAGAAATATTGCCtgctctctactgaacaaaatgaaccagtgcCCAATTCaattttgttattattaaataatcGGTTTGTATTAATTGATgtagtatattgtgaaaataaatatCACGATACATTGCCATAAATCGGCATTttgcagtatatcgtgaaaacaagtatcgcaatgcattgtcctaacattttttttgcacacccctaacacacaACCCAGGAGAGGGACAGGAGGAGCAAGGCCAAGCACAGCCCCAGACTATGGAGCTTCCAGAGGGATGCGTGGTGGAGGGAagcctggtggtggtgggcctgGAGTCCCCGGTGCGGGTGAGCATCAGCGGGGTGTCCGAGGAGAGCGGCGGGGGTcccctggaggaggagcaggaggaggttcTCCAGAAGGCCATCACCTCCACGCCAGACAAGGAGCCCAGCAGCAACCTGCTCCCCAACCCCCTCCTCGAGCACCTCCGCACCTCCCCACAGGCCCGCGAGTCCTTTGAGATGGACGAGGTAAAGAaaccaggaccctgtttctcaaaagcattgttgctaaccagttacagTAACTTGGtaggttgccaatgagaaattgcattgcatccaattaaccctttgaggagtaaggaatttctagaggttcttctagaattttaatggaacactctacagctcctatagacgtctgtgttaaaaatcccgcaaagacattatgacatcataatgagaactcaaaatttgggcaaaattctaatcacatatttgtgatggtactcctcaaagggttaagttgCTAACTTAAAACTAACTTTCTTAGCAaccatgctttcgagaaatgcactctaGTACTCAAATAATGTTGGTGTTTTGTGACTCCGCGTCtgtggtattttttttattttggtagtCGATAAACCAAGAGTCCTTCGAGATGAATGAGGTTAACAAATTCCCAAGTTTATTATTTGTTTTGCATTTGGGTGACTTTGAGGTGTATCCCAACAATTTTGAAGTGAGAAAACCACGACCTGTTTTGTACCTTGGTCTGGTAAATTTTCGTTTGGTTAGTCCTGATGCAAAGACTTGAAAAAAGTGTTTGTCTTGTGTTTGGGGTAACCTTTTGTTTGGGTAGTCTACTCAGCCCAAGACCACTTAACAGGTGCTTTGTTGAAAGGAGGTTCCAGTTTTGTAAATTGTTCACTGACTTATTGAACATTAACAAGACAAGAATTTCAGTGGATAGTTTTATTAGTCTTAAAAAAAACGTATTTGCAGTCCTTATGAGCATACGCATCCCCCGGGGATCAACAAAGTTGCTGTACTGTATTCTACTTTGCAGTGTACATGACCCATGTTTTTTATTGGTTCAACTTTTGTAGACATGGAATCATTGCTGTTTTtgtgggtttttatttttttgtttgtttagtcttTGACTTTGAAACTAGTCCTTGGGGTTAAGTGCTAAAGGTCGCAGTAGCTACCACCCACGCCggatgcagaggaggagggcTGTTCCCAGACTCCCACATCCCATAGTAATCTCCCTCAGCATCACTGTGGCAACGCCATTGTGAGAAAGCCAACAGTCCTGACATGTACTGTAGCTAAAAATACTGGAGAGGCTCGGGAACTTGTTTTGCCCCAGAGAATAGGCCAGAGCGACCGACAGCGGTTGGTTTTTGTCTCGCTAATGCCTTGCGGTATgtgtcaagatgttttttttgttgttgtgttgcatTGGACCGTTTGATTGTCATGTGTGACGAAAAAGAAAATGTTCCCACAATAGCTTTCAACGTTGTGTAGTTTGGATGACGACAGAAGCTTGTTGCTTAGACTTGTTGCTATAGCCTAATTGAGTGTTGAGTAAGATGAAATGTTTCTAAAATTATCAATACTTTTGTTATTGGGAGATTAGGTGTGAAACTTTCCTGACATAGCACTTGTGTTATTTAAAGCAGAAAACAAGTTTAGGTAGGTTCACCCTGGTTCTGTTCTGAATGCATCTCACAAGCAATTACAATGTTTACAATGTACTAGGAGGACGATGTTAAGtgttttaagtattcattttgtatgcatgtgtgtgtttgtgtgtgcgtctgtgcgcgcgcgcacgtgtgtgtgtgtgtgtgtgtgtgtgtgtgtgtgtgtgtgtgtgtgtgtgtgtgtgtgtgtgtgtgtgtgtgtgtgtgtgtgtgtgtgtgtgtgtgtgtgtgtgtgtgtgtgtgtgtgtgtgtgtgtgtgtgtgtgtgtgtgtgtgtgtccgtccgcagCTGCAGGAAGACGAGCCTGGCACTCGCAGCACTTCTCGAGCTGGCAGCGGTGAGTTTGTCCTGCAGTAAAACTTGCTCATccgttacacagacacacacatgcacacatgcccacacatacacacagatgcacacatgcacacattgcaaacacacactgcaaacactgTGCCGGATATTCCAGGAATGTCGTCTGTCCGCAACCCTATCTGCTATTGGttcaacacacactgacacacacacacgcacacacacacacacacacacagacacacacacgcacgcacaaacacctgCTTGCACACGTACACTATCGATAACTTTCCATCCTCTCTCGTCTATATTTATCCGTTTCTGAGTAAATAAGGGGTGACGCCTATGATGTTCCATGATGTTCCTTGATGCTGCAGAAACTCAGTGCCTGAGGTTTTTTTGTGtatcttttttgccttttttgtcctTGACAAACAAGTTTTAAACAGTTTTATTTGAAGCTAATTCACTCCTTCTGCCATTTTCCAAAACAATGTGGCCCCAAGTCTTTGATTACTTCAGTGAGAGCAGACATTCAGACGACTTTCTTTTCTCGATTGGGGGATTGAGTTAAGCCCGGGGTCTTTATAATGCAGAACATTTGCTGCTAAGAACACCGGTCACGTCTATTAAATTTGCGTGACCACCagttaaatatctctctctctctctctctctctctctctctctctctctctctctctctctctctctctctctctctctctctctctctctctctctctctctctctctctctctctctctctctctctctctctctctctctcgctcacattctctctctctcgctcacattctctctctctctctctctctctctctctctctctctctctctctctgtctcggggGCAGAACGACCTTGCTGGTGTTGTTACTTCTCATGGTACATTGGGTTCAGCATCGTTCCTCCAGTTGCCCTCTCAGTTGCCCTTGTTAGAATAACACCCCCTTGGTACCGACCAAACTCTGGAAAATCAGAAGTGATGCAAGTCTGCCCCCTTGTGGTCCTTATTTGCACTGACAGTACAGCTCTTCAGAATAATAAACATTCAAATACATGCGTACGGTTCACACTCTCATCTGATATGTGGAGACCGCTGAACATAATAACACTTTAATAGCACACCCAGTCAGCTGTGTGCGTGCTTCACCACTACTTTGTGAATGGAAAGCTCAGTCTCGTTTTTTGGTTCAGAGGCTATCGCTCAGTGTATTTTTGACGATTTTTATTGCTCTGTGATTTATGTAATCTGTGGTTTATGGTTTTAGCCTTAAGTGTCAGAGTGCTGTATAATTGTGATCAGCAAGGCTGTGGGCTGGTTGGCCAGTTACACcgtttaggccagtggttctcaaccctctTTGAACAAATGGCACCTTGACCTCATAAgcggtcaaacataccaaagccgaacggaacggacgcggaACGGACGCGGGacaaacgcggtctttctgcttagtttcggctagtgtgtttttctttgcctttcacactgacagcgccggcgtgcgcggccagtcctgttcaaaacccccccacagccaaagctagcgtgctaccttgccattcatttgaatgagataccgccggtcgccggcgtgaaaaatacgctcgagttcaaTTTTCCAAATGCACGCCCGACTACCGCCTGTTGGTgtataaggacagatatgtttcaatgtattttcaccgacgccggtaaaaatctcGGCCATTCCGcggcgctttaccgccctagtgtgtaagacccctaagtctCCCAACGCACCCTTGACCTATTCATACGCCTCCCGGCGTcctcttgacctcaccataagcctcccaacggccCCTTAACCTCATCTTGAGCCTCCCGGCGTcctcttgacctcaccataagcctcccaatggcccttgacctcatcataagcctgaaaaAATATCATAGGCTAATGCCCCGTAATGGCAACTGAGCAGCCcaacccccactcccccacccctcgGCTGTATCCTTCTCACCGGTCCGCTAGGCCTCCCTAATGTCCCCTGGGGGGCCaaagagcccccattgagaaacactgatttagctCATCAAGGTTGACAGTTCAATTACACCATCTTTCATTTTACTCAATATTTTTATGATGATACAATTGCAATGGTCCTTAGTAGGGTTGCATAAGAGTGACGCAGCAATGAGATGAGAAAGTAATTtgaggattttttcccccttgtctTAAATATGATCTTTGTCTTTGAGCTTATCCTCAAAGTTATGTGGATTATCACCTCAGTGAGATTCAGTAGAGAGATTGCAGAGTGCAGTGCATTCAGAACATTTCAGATACCAAAAGCCTGTTTGTTTTACTTCCAGGCATctagacacacgtacacatgtacacgcacacgtacacacgtacacacacgtacacacacacacacacacacacacacacacacacacacacacacacacacacacacacacacacacacacacacaacgtgaatGAAAACATTGGCCATCATCCTGTTTTTCTTATTATCAATGACCATATTGCAGTGCGCCTCCTACTTAttgctatactcatgaacggccatctgggtactttgctcgtaaatttgcgttacgcccctttatgggtgaaaacaaaccgaatatctcatcaacttacatgcgacatcggcttgtctaaatgaacacagtccatgcttcagccacggctggttggctatattatttgaaaagccagcaacgcaacacgttttcagcatgttgcgcatgaacaacgctagtctacaggtccgtatctttcgtttattaaacctcaacatcaccaattggcttgcatgggttgttttcccccacaaatgggcgtaacgcacatggaaaacgtcacgccgttcatgagtattataCCAAGGTAATTTATTCAACGTGATGGATTTCTTTTGTTTGTGTCCGCAGAGCTCCTCAGGACAGCCAGCCAGCAGTCGGACAGCAGTGGCTTTGCTGAAGACCCCTCCACTGACTGCTCCGCTAACTACTTGAAGGTAATTAAGTCGTTTGAGCATTCCTTTAGTTCTTAAGTGTCATTTGGAATCCTGTGATAACAAAGTAAGACCACAGTCATTTGGAATCCTATTCAAGTAGATCACACAGCaagacacttttaaaagtcaacCCAATCTGTGGCATTTATTACTGTTAAACACAGTACGAGACATTAACCAACATTAAGTTACACAAATCTGAATCACAAAGCTACACAAAGAaatcgcaggcaggcaggcaggcaggcaggcaggcaggcaggcaggcaggcaggcaggcaggcaggcaggcaggcaggcaggcaggcaggcaggcaggcaggcaggcaggcaggcaggcaggcaggcaggcaggcaggcaggcaggcaggcaggcaggcaggcaggcaggcaggcaggaaggcaggcaggcaggcaggcaggcaggcaggcaggcaggcaggcaggcaggcaggcaggcaggcaggcaggcaggcaggcaggcaggcaggcaggcaggcaggcaggcaggcaggcaggcaggcaggcaggagaggcaaTAGCAAGGTGTCTTTTGAAAATAAATCCTCAACAGAAGGAGCAGTCTGACCCTAGAGCTTTCCACCCGTGCTTGATTGTCGGATCAGGTGTTTCCAATTAGGCCACTCCCACAGTCATCTGAGCCAGGTCATTGGAATGCTAGCAGAAGAGAGACCAACACACAACAGGAAAGGCATGGCAGCCAAAACAAATGCACAGCTATGAATGGGTTGCTTTTTACATTagaactatattacattacatttagcagactcgACTTAAAAGGAGAACATTCAAGTACAGCAGTATCCAAGTGaattagaacagatagagagcagaaaacaATAGTGAATGGCCGATAAAGTGTCATGCAGGTTAGTACCCAATGCTTAGAGATGAGTCTAGCTAGTTACGATATGCAAGGAAGCTCTTTCGGAAGAGATGAATCAAAGAAGATGAATCTAACAAGAagagtcattttgtttcttttccggtatccacttaatgtcgggtgaacgcccctttaggagaccttcggttaggagaactTCGGAGTcctggagtgcgttgcaatatgcaaccttgcctcctccacttgcctcctccacttgcttctcgtcatgatgacatcactgacaacagcattatatttcagtatcttgcaaaagctcaattgtagagtcttttttcccatttgcaattgggatggtgaatgaaaaacagtccctcaaaagttgttgtggctagactgacagctgggaaactttattgttttctccacggaggaggggccaggaggcgggacgaggagacaagcgcaagtggaggaggcaaggtcgcatattaaaacgcactcctgaggttgagaatcaatgaagtccccttagcgctgtagatggcagtagcgcacgtcttgcgcaaacacctcaaaaagagaagaagaagtaggggacaacgcccccttaggagacccaacttgagcagacgcttttgcattgagtgggcgtgttttgcgatatcttcctctgattcagtatttttggatgaatcactagcttcttgaaggttaagTTGGATGACCCGCTCTTctagcaactggtagcttattccaccattgagggacaatgacTGAAAACCAGTTAGACTGGGTTGCTTGGTGTCAAAAGGTTCAGAACAAGATATCAGAGACGCTTTGGTTTATTTGCTAGGGTTAAGACATTTTGATTAAATGTTTGTGTCAATTGAAGACATTTTTTGGAACAGCATTGCCACCCATAATCCCTATTCATCCCTCCATGTAATCGTGTCTCTTCGCTAACAGGTCCAGGAGAGCTCGGACAGCTGTGACAGCGAGACCACGGTGACGTCCCACGCTGGTGACGCCACCACGCCTCTGGCCACcgacacccccacctccaccttcgACCTGGACACCCCGGCCTTGCTGGAGACCCACagcgaggaggtggaggaggaggaggagcaggagcggcTAGCTGAGAAGCAGAAGGAGGAGCTtgaacgaggagaggaggaggaggaggaggaggaggtggtgttggaggtACCTGGCTACAACGTCCACCAGTTCTCCAGGCTAGCTGAAACTAAAGAACTTGAACTGTCTGTCCCTCTAGAAGCTCCGTCTCCAGCCAACAAGCTGGGCTCCGCAACGGACCCCAGCTCAAGTGCAGAAAAGGAGGCCACTGAAGCTGGGCTTGTGGGCGAGTCGACGTCAGGCTCCACTAAGGACTCGAACTCTGGAGgtctggagaaggagaagggggagagcacGATGCAACAGCCCAGCCCTGAAGCCTCTTCAGCGGATGGTGAGGTGAGAGGCATGGGTCGCCTCAACCCGTCTGACCGGGTCCGCACAGCGCTGCACCGGGCCAAGGAACGCTCAGTTTCGGTGTGCGACGACCGGGTCGGTGGTGGTGGCGACGGAGGCGTCCAGAGCCCAGGGTCCAGGGCCCAGGAGCTGCGGAAGGCCCGTCTGAGCCGGGCCCCCTTGCAGAAGTCCCACTCGCTGCCCACCTCCCTGCTCACGCCGTCCCGCGTGGTCTCGTCCCTGCGCATCCAGCTGGGCCACGGTTCGATCCGGCACTGCACCACGCCCACCTTCTCCTACCGCTACACCGCGGACGCGGAGGGGGCCATGGAGGTGTGCTCCATCAAGGAGGAAGGGTGCagcgatgaagaggaggaggacgtagaggtagaggaggaggggggagaggaaggcaGGCAAGCCAGCTCTCGTCAATCCACCCTTGTCATTAACGCACGTGGTGGACCGCCCGACCAGGTGTCTGGGTCTGGCGTGCCGGATATGCCCTTCAGCCGGATTCGCCCGTACCCGCCGTCCATGCCCGGTCACCTGACCATGTCCACTACATCCCTCTACAGCGgtaccccccaccaacaccaccagcagcacgaCTGGTCCCCCCTCCACCGGCCCCTGAGTGAGGGGGGAGGCTGGAGCAGCGTGCCCAACCTTACCATGACCCCCCagggccatcatcatcatcaccatcaccacccccacgcCCCGTCTCCCTCACCCCTCCACGGACTACAGCACCTGCAGCACAACGCGCCGCCCCAGTTCCAGTTCCGTTCGCCGTACCCCAACACCACCATCCCCGGCACCGGTCTGCTCGGGTCGCCCCACGCCAGCCTCAACTCGTCCTTCAACAGCGCCCTCGCCCCCCCGACCCCAGCCAGCTGCCTCACTACCCCCTCCCCCAcgcccctcttcttctctcctccccagaGCGCCTACTTTACGCCTCCGCAGAGCGCCGGGATGTTCCAGAACAACAGCAACAACGCCGCCGCCGCCTCCGCCAGCGCCCTCTACGGGCAGATGCATGGCATGGCGTCCCCTTACGGCTCTCTATTCCACTCTcagcaacatcagcagcagcagcagcagcagcagcagcagcagcagcagatgcccCAACCACAGCaataccagcagcagcagtaccagcagcagcagatgccccaaccacagcagcaacagcagcagcctcaAACCGCCCAGCCTGACGGGCGCTTCGGTTCCCCAGTGCCTTCCTACAGCCCCCTGGTGCACCCCCACAGCGCCCCCTACAGTATGCAGCAATACAGCACACCGCCCCCCGGCGTCCTCGGTCAGCCCTacccccatcacccccacccACAGTACTCGGGGCCGCCTTACTTCCCCTTCCCCCAGCAGATGGCGCCGCACCCCTTGGTCCACACCCCCTCGCCGCCGCAGGCCCCCTCCAGCACCGAGATGCAGCTCCGGAGGGTGCTGCACGAGATCCGCGGTACCGTGCAGAACCTGGCCCAGGTGAGtggtatcagagattctttaagtatatagagatatgccaatgtaataggttgctatgggcacctgacatgaccaggttccggtctgcctaaaggggcgtgtcataaaactcctagcattgaatagaacagtccttaggtctgcctaaagggggatttccccccactaacccttgcaataatagaaccaggaaacaatgggccaatggaacctctctctctctactctctctggtggtaCTGTTTTCAGCCGTGTAGCTGCCGGTGCCATTGCTAGTTACCAGTTACCTGCGAACGCATTCATACCATACCgcattcataccaggctctgaactttccctcacgtgactgtgtgttacccggatgaaccttctGACGTCCACGTTGACGTCATGGTTCGGTTTCCCATGAATTTGATTGACTGATTTATTTGGGTGCAATAGTACTGGTTTAAAGTAACCCTAAGTACGTTTTCCATCCTATTAAAATGGGCCATTGCAAAAGAATTTCAATATACTACTGAAACTGTTTTGTATCCATGTGCTACAACTTCATTAACTTAAATTATTCATAATAATTCATCATAATTACAATTACTAAATCATAACTTAATTAAACACGAATTAAGCCAGTTTATGTAAGACGGTAACCCTGATCTTTTGTTGGTATGAAACATAATCCCGAGCAAGTGTTTATAACAACAGTGTTATCCTCAGATGTTGTTCAAATATTGtgcagaacacacgcacacacactttcacacacaaacaaacaaacttgatCTAGTCTTAGCCAGATCTTGTGACCGACTAGACATTACGCTGCAGCACGtagctgtgtgtgttgtatacttTTCCTACACGTACCCAGTACAAGTTCGGTGGAAGTTTGATCAGTGTCTGGGAAATGAAAGctccttatttattttattttgagagTGATAACCACAATCCTGGTGCCCATGCCACTGTCAGGTGTAAGTGAGTCACATGTGTTTGCATTGTCTTCCTGCACAAACAGGCAGCGATAGCGTTGATCTCGGAGGCCCTCGCTTTTATGTGGCTGTACCTCCCTGAGAGCAA
Proteins encoded in this region:
- the itprid2 gene encoding protein ITPRID2 isoform X4; the encoded protein is MKVTGEFEGGRVTPLGASLDEQSSTPTKGVSRNGCSFEDDLSLGAEANHLQLNGTKAEVPCYAVAAKEKRSQFKQKGRSMNSTGSGRSNTTVSSGLSSSLSVSELLDLYEEDPEEVLYNLGFGREEPNISAKVPSRFFNGSSGARGIDIKVYLNAQLQRMELENPNYALTSRFRQIEVLTTVANAFSSLYSQVSGLPVQKIGNPSLDAGGAAAASAGEAGGGGGDSSPEDKDKSGAAKEHAPIARTPSNSTLNAVKILKKRVTRHNLFAGASPEGGGGSLVEGGGGGGGGGGAAAAAAAVTMTTNSDPSSLGVDVGVGAGTGTAEDPSSPVDLKPQKVFRKKDSPPLATVTEEGLLGSTESSCSNGEAPHSTTAGLAAKPATHTSGEGQEEQGQAQPQTMELPEGCVVEGSLVVVGLESPVRVSISGVSEESGGGPLEEEQEEVLQKAITSTPDKEPSSNLLPNPLLEHLRTSPQARESFEMDELQEDEPGTRSTSRAGSELLRTASQQSDSSGFAEDPSTDCSANYLKVQESSDSCDSETTVTSHAGDATTPLATDTPTSTFDLDTPALLETHSEEVEEEEEQERLAEKQKEELERGEEEEEEEEVVLEVPGYNVHQFSRLAETKELELSVPLEAPSPANKLGSATDPSSSAEKEATEAGLVGESTSGSTKDSNSGGLEKEKGESTMQQPSPEASSADGEVRGMGRLNPSDRVRTALHRAKERSVSVCDDRVGGGGDGGVQSPGSRAQELRKARLSRAPLQKSHSLPTSLLTPSRVVSSLRIQLGHGSIRHCTTPTFSYRYTADAEGAMEVCSIKEEGCSDEEEEDVEVEEEGGEEGRQASSRQSTLVINARGGPPDQVSGSGVPDMPFSRIRPYPPSMPGHLTMSTTSLYSGTPHQHHQQHDWSPLHRPLSEGGGWSSVPNLTMTPQGHHHHHHHHPHAPSPSPLHGLQHLQHNAPPQFQFRSPYPNTTIPGTGLLGSPHASLNSSFNSALAPPTPASCLTTPSPTPLFFSPPQSAYFTPPQSAGMFQNNSNNAAAASASALYGQMHGMASPYGSLFHSQQHQQQQQQQQQQQQQMPQPQQYQQQQYQQQQMPQPQQQQQQPQTAQPDGRFGSPVPSYSPLVHPHSAPYSMQQYSTPPPGVLGQPYPHHPHPQYSGPPYFPFPQQMAPHPLVHTPSPPQAPSSTEMQLRRVLHEIRGTVQNLAQSSTPCFGDNPPDAFSPQRSVQSLYEELQVRKRSLAVFRTQMMDLELALMRQQSQVYQHLNQDERLEAEQLQGLRGAVRQELQELELQVEDRLLTLNEQLRTAPNPAFYRHPMAMLRGQSLDSLSNASALEPVSELLREQLYLQSELGYEGGLSRATTPLSSSGRSSGTASPSRGVSSSFSSSRPPPHTSSSSSPQRGALYRASVNLTPAAPPRPGQEASSFFAQEAEVVEGGQQMGEEEVEGGGGGSVGWCSSTSTGGEQGSQAAINPHLLEERGQDGGQGAGGGAGGGGRSVTERAVENPHLQQLIKEIKDSIADEIRQEIVSELLAAVGPRRTATPSREQQQQQQP
- the itprid2 gene encoding protein ITPRID2 isoform X3, giving the protein MEQCETPSGCKHPWKETASVKRRAWAQSRDSWQAPESQEQDQEQAASEDTASPSSAAAAGATTTAAGMEEKPSAGAQEPGQIPNKIASWLQDCRTPLGASLDEQSSTPTKANHLQLNGTKAEVPCYAVAAKEKRSQFKQKGRSMNSTGSGRSNTTVSSGLSSSLSVSELLDLYEEDPEEVLYNLGFGREEPNISAKVPSRFFNGSSGARGIDIKVYLNAQLQRMELENPNYALTSRFRQIEVLTTVANAFSSLYSQVSGLPVQKIGNPSLDAGGAAAASAGEAGGGGGDSSPEDKDKSGAAKEHAPIARTPSNSTLNAVKILKKRVTRHNLFAGASPEGGGGSLVEGGGGGGGGGGAAAAAAAVTMTTNSDPSSLGVDVGVGAGTGTAEDPSSPVDLKPQKVFRKKDSPPLATVTEEGLLGSTESSCSNGEAPHSTTAGLAAKPATHTSGEGQEEQGQAQPQTMELPEGCVVEGSLVVVGLESPVRVSISGVSEESGGGPLEEEQEEVLQKAITSTPDKEPSSNLLPNPLLEHLRTSPQARESFEMDELQEDEPGTRSTSRAGSELLRTASQQSDSSGFAEDPSTDCSANYLKVQESSDSCDSETTVTSHAGDATTPLATDTPTSTFDLDTPALLETHSEEVEEEEEQERLAEKQKEELERGEEEEEEEEVVLEVPGYNVHQFSRLAETKELELSVPLEAPSPANKLGSATDPSSSAEKEATEAGLVGESTSGSTKDSNSGGLEKEKGESTMQQPSPEASSADGEVRGMGRLNPSDRVRTALHRAKERSVSVCDDRVGGGGDGGVQSPGSRAQELRKARLSRAPLQKSHSLPTSLLTPSRVVSSLRIQLGHGSIRHCTTPTFSYRYTADAEGAMEVCSIKEEGCSDEEEEDVEVEEEGGEEGRQASSRQSTLVINARGGPPDQVSGSGVPDMPFSRIRPYPPSMPGHLTMSTTSLYSGTPHQHHQQHDWSPLHRPLSEGGGWSSVPNLTMTPQGHHHHHHHHPHAPSPSPLHGLQHLQHNAPPQFQFRSPYPNTTIPGTGLLGSPHASLNSSFNSALAPPTPASCLTTPSPTPLFFSPPQSAYFTPPQSAGMFQNNSNNAAAASASALYGQMHGMASPYGSLFHSQQHQQQQQQQQQQQQQMPQPQQYQQQQYQQQQMPQPQQQQQQPQTAQPDGRFGSPVPSYSPLVHPHSAPYSMQQYSTPPPGVLGQPYPHHPHPQYSGPPYFPFPQQMAPHPLVHTPSPPQAPSSTEMQLRRVLHEIRGTVQNLAQSSTPCFGDNPPDAFSPQRSVQSLYEELQVRKRSLAVFRTQMMDLELALMRQQSQVYQHLNQDERLEAEQLQGLRGAVRQELQELELQVEDRLLTLNEQLRTAPNPAFYRHPMAMLRGQSLDSLSNASALEPVSELLREQLYLQSELGYEGGLSRATTPLSSSGRSSGTASPSRGVSSSFSSSRPPPHTSSSSSPQRGALYRASVNLTPAAPPRPGQEASSFFAQEAEVVEGGQQMGEEEVEGGGGGSVGWCSSTSTGGEQGSQAAINPHLLEERGQDGGQGAGGGAGGGGRSVTERAVENPHLQQLIKEIKDSIADEIRQEIVSELLAAVGPRRTATPSREQQQQQQP